GCAGGCCGGATTTCGTGCCCGTGACGGTCAAGGATCATGTCGACTGGGATCAGTTCGCCGCGCTCAACATGCGTGTCCATGCGCTGCCGGGCATCGTGCCCACGGCGGGTGAGGGGCGGACCTATCCGAGGGACGCGGTATTCTCACACATCACAGGCTATGTGGGTAAGGCGAATGATCGTGACATTGAGCGGGACGACGATCCGCTGCTGCTGCAACCGGCTTTCCGGATCGGGAAGGTCGGGGTCGAACAGGCCATGGATGTGCCGCTGCGCGGGCAGGGCGGTCGCCTGAAAGTGGAGGTCAATGCGCGCGGGCGCGTGGTCCGTGAATGGCCTGACCCATCAGACGCGGCGACTCCGGGGCAGGATGTCTGGATGACGCTGGACGCGCCGCTGCAGCGTTTCACCGCCGAGCAGTTCGGTGACGATAGTGGCGGCATCGCGGTCGTCGACGTCATGACGGGGGAGCTGCGAACGCTCTTGTCCATGCCGACTTATGACGCCAACCTGTTCGTATCCGGACTGACGCAGGCCGACATGGACGCGCTGAACAATGATGAGCGTCGTCCGCAATATAACAAGGTCCTGTCGGGCGGCTATGCGCCCGCCTCGACCTACAAGATGGCAGTAATGCTGGCCGCGCTGGAAAGTGGGTTGGTCGATCCGGATCGGCGCATTTTCTGCGGCGGCAAGGTCAAACTCGGCAACAGGGATTTTCACTGCTGGCGCAGCAAGACTGGGCACGGCGCCATGAATATGCGCGACAGCCTGAAGCAGAGTTGTGACACATATTATTACGAAATTTCGCAGGTGATCGGCATTCAGGCCATCGCTGACATGGCGCGTCGGCTTGGCCTCGGTCAGTCATACGGGCTAAACATTGGCGGCGAGCGGGACGGCATCGTCCCCGACCCGGGCTGGAAGCGCGATCGTCTCGGCTCTGGCTGGCGGATGGGCGATACGCTGAACGCATCGATCGGTCAGGGTTTCGTCCTGGCGACGCCGCTGCAGCTCGCTGTAATGACGGCCCGTCTGGCCAACGGATCGCAGGCCGTTTCGCCCAGCCTCTATGCGGGATTTGACCGCGACAGCTTTGCGTCGCTGAATATCGACCCGGATCATCTGCGCCTGGTTCAGGACAGTATGTGGAGCGTCTGCGAGGAGCCAGGCGGCACGGCATTCCGCCCGAACGGTCTGGGGATTGCCGGGCTCGACATGGCAGGCAAGACCGGGACGTCGCAGGTCCGCGGCATTTCCCGTGCGGAACGGGCGACGGGTGTTCTGCGAAATGACGAGCTGCCTTGGAAGTATCGCGATCATTCGCTGTTCGTCGGCTACGCGCCTTATGATCGCCCGCGCTTCGCTGTCGGCTGCGTGGTCGAGCATGGTGGATCCGGTGCGGGGCGCGCCGCAACGATCGTGCGATCGGTTCTCGGAGAAGCGCTGCGCCGCGACGGGCTCGGGGCCCGAACGGATGCCGGTGCGGAGCGCACGGCCCTGTGACCGTCCATTTTGAGGA
This genomic window from Algimonas porphyrae contains:
- the mrdA gene encoding penicillin-binding protein 2 — protein: MAKSRKSRQAVEAKSDAQMTRRTAILALGGIGGFGIIGGRLYQLQIAESENYLALSEENRFNYQTVLPSRGIIRDRHGEPLASNTLDYRIDLVSEQIDDLDLTLKQLGDIINLSEGEIKRIRRDVKRRPDFVPVTVKDHVDWDQFAALNMRVHALPGIVPTAGEGRTYPRDAVFSHITGYVGKANDRDIERDDDPLLLQPAFRIGKVGVEQAMDVPLRGQGGRLKVEVNARGRVVREWPDPSDAATPGQDVWMTLDAPLQRFTAEQFGDDSGGIAVVDVMTGELRTLLSMPTYDANLFVSGLTQADMDALNNDERRPQYNKVLSGGYAPASTYKMAVMLAALESGLVDPDRRIFCGGKVKLGNRDFHCWRSKTGHGAMNMRDSLKQSCDTYYYEISQVIGIQAIADMARRLGLGQSYGLNIGGERDGIVPDPGWKRDRLGSGWRMGDTLNASIGQGFVLATPLQLAVMTARLANGSQAVSPSLYAGFDRDSFASLNIDPDHLRLVQDSMWSVCEEPGGTAFRPNGLGIAGLDMAGKTGTSQVRGISRAERATGVLRNDELPWKYRDHSLFVGYAPYDRPRFAVGCVVEHGGSGAGRAATIVRSVLGEALRRDGLGARTDAGAERTAL